GCGGAACACCCGCTACGAGATCATCCGCGAGTACGACGGCCCGGACGCGAACCGCCGCGAGACGCCGCAGTCGATGCGGTTCTGACGACGTGTGAGGCATGAGGAGAAGGGTCGGCGGGGACACCCCGTCGGCCCTTCTTCTCATAGGGGCAGCAGCATGATGATGTCGTCGCGGTCGTCGCCGGGGGCGACCCGGATCGCGTCGGGGACGCGGCCGACCTCCTTGTAGCCGGACTTGGCGTAGAAGCCTTCGACCCCGGTGCCGCCCCGGCAGGTCAGCCGGATCGCGTCGATCGCCTCGAAGCCCTCGGCGGTGCGGGCGGTGTGCTCGACGGCGGCCATGAGGTCGGCGCCGTAGCCCTTGCCCTGGTGGCGGGGGTGGACCATCACCGTGTAGAGCCACACCCAGTGGGTCATCAGCGGGTGGGTGTTGAAGGTGAAGAACGCGGTGGCGGCGACCTCGCCGTCCTCGTCGCGGCCGACGAGCAGGCGCGTACCGCCCTCGGTCATCGCGACGAGGTGCCTGAGCAGCGCGGGGCGGATCGCTTCGGGGGTCACAGGGGGGACGAAGCCGACGGCGCCGCCCGCGTTCGAGACGTCCGCCCAGAGGGCGAGCACGCCGTCGCGCAGGGTCCGGTCGACCGCCGGATCCACCTCGAAGGTAAGGGTCATGAAGGCATTCTATCTATTACTCGTCGCGGCTCAACCCCCCGCTCCCGGCGACCGCCCCTCCCCGTGCTTCACTGGAGGGGCGCTCGTCCCGTATGGGAACTTTTCGGAACGGAAGAGTGGACTGACTGACATGCTCCGCTACTCGCTGATGCGGCTCGGCATCTTCGCCGGGTGCTTCTTCGCCCTGTGGGGTCTCGTCTACGTCGGCGTGCTGCCGCGCGGCCTGGGCGACTCGAACCTGCTCTGGGTCCTCGGCCTCGCCATCGTCGTCTCCGCCCCCCTCAGCTTCGTCCTCCTGCGCAAGCAGCGTGACGACATGAGCGTCGAGATCGTCGGGAAGGTCGACCGCGCCAAGGGTCGACTGGCCTCGAACCGGTCCCAGGAAGACGCGCTCTAGCCCATATAAGGGCTGCGTAAGCTTCGTCACAGATCCACCCGGATCCTCCCGGATCCCACCCACCCCAGCTGGAGCTTCCCAGGCTCCTGCCTGGGGTGTTCTGCGTTTCGGAGGCGCGGAGGCCTCTTCAGGTCTCAAAGAATGGCTTTGAGGATCTCAAAGTTCAAGTGTTAACGTGTTCGACATGACGACAGCAGTGCGCCTTTCCCATGCCGCGAGCATCCCGCTCGTGGCGCGCCTGCACGTCGATCTGTGCCGCTGTATGTCCGCGGTCTGTTGCCGCGAGCTCTGACCCGGCATCATGCAGCGGCCCGCGTGAAAACGCGTGTGTGCCGCACCCCCGTCCCGTATTCCCCGATACGCACCTGTGGAGTGTGTCTGTGTCCGCGTCCGCGACCACACCCGAGCAGAAGTCCCCGGCTTCCTCACGCATACCCAAGATCCCCTTCTGGGCCCAGATCATCGCCGGTCTCGTCCTCGGCGCGCTGCTCGGCTGGATCGCCCGCAGCCAGGACGTCTCCTGGCTGAAGGAGACCCTCGGCCAGGTTGGCGACATCTTCGTCCAGCTGCTCAAGCTGGCCGTCGCGCCGCTCGTCTTCTTCGCGATCCTGGTCTCGATCACCAACCTGCGGAAGGTGAACAACGCCGCCAGGCTCGCCACCCGCACGCTGCTCTGGTTCATGATCACCTCGCTGATCGCCGTTGCCATCGGCCTCGCGATCGGCCTGATCACCAACCCGGGCTCCGGCACCGGCCTCACCCCGCAGGACGGCAAGCTGCCGAAGCGCGAGGGCTCCTGGATCGACTTCCTCACGGGCATCATCCCGTCGGACGTCATCACGCCCTTCACCGAGCTGAACGTCCTTCAGATCGTCTTCATGGCCGCCGTCGCCGGCATCGCCGCCCTCAAGCTCGGCGACCGCGCCAAGCCGATCCTCACGCTCTCCGAGTCGATCCTGGAGCTCCTCCAGAAGGCGCTGTGGTGGGTCATCCGCCTCGCCCCGATCGGCACCGTCGGCCTCATCGGCTTCGCCATCGCCGACTACGGCTGGGAGCTGATCGGCAAGTACGCGACCTTCACCGCCGACGTCTACATCGGCTGCGCTCTGGTCCTCTTCGGCGTCTACCCGCTGCTGCTCGCCACGGTCGCCAAGGTCAACCCGCTCCAGTTCTACAAGGGCGCCTGGCCCGCGATCCAGCTGGCCTTCGTCTCCCGCTCCTCGGTCGGCACCATGCCGGTCACCCAGAAGGTCACCGAGCGCCTCGGCGTCCCGAAGGAGTACGCCTCCTTCGCCGTCCCGTTCGGCGCCACCACCAAGATGGACGGCTGCGCCGCGATCTACCCGGCGCTCGCCGCGATCTTCATCGCGCAGATCTTCGACGTCCAGCTCGGCATCGGCGACTACCTGCTGATCGCCTTCGTCTCGGTCATCGGCTCGGCGGCCACCGCCGGTCTGACCGGCGCGACGGTCATGCTGACGCTGACCCTCTCCACCCTGGGCCTCCCGCTGGAGGGCGTCGGCCTCCTCATGGCGATCGACCCGATCCTGGACATGATTCGCACGGCGACGAACGTCGCAGGTCAGGCGCTCGTCCCGGTGATCGTCGCCGCCCGCGAGAAGATCCTGGACCACACCGCGTACGCGAACGCCTCCTCGTCCCCGCTCGACGAGCTGGTCGCGGTCGGCGAGACCGACCAGAAGGTCGCGGTCACCGCCGCCGCCTGACGTACTCGCCCCGCCTGAACGCCTTCGTGCCCCCTGCCCCCGTCCGGGCAGGGGGCACGTAGGCTTTGGCGGGGCAGCCGATCGATCTTGGAAACAGGGGTGGGCGCCATGACGGACGGCGCGAAGGCGCGGCGGTTGCC
The sequence above is a segment of the Streptomyces sp. NBC_01255 genome. Coding sequences within it:
- a CDS encoding GNAT family N-acetyltransferase — protein: MTLTFEVDPAVDRTLRDGVLALWADVSNAGGAVGFVPPVTPEAIRPALLRHLVAMTEGGTRLLVGRDEDGEVAATAFFTFNTHPLMTHWVWLYTVMVHPRHQGKGYGADLMAAVEHTARTAEGFEAIDAIRLTCRGGTGVEGFYAKSGYKEVGRVPDAIRVAPGDDRDDIIMLLPL
- a CDS encoding DUF4229 domain-containing protein, which codes for MLRYSLMRLGIFAGCFFALWGLVYVGVLPRGLGDSNLLWVLGLAIVVSAPLSFVLLRKQRDDMSVEIVGKVDRAKGRLASNRSQEDAL
- a CDS encoding dicarboxylate/amino acid:cation symporter, whose amino-acid sequence is MSASATTPEQKSPASSRIPKIPFWAQIIAGLVLGALLGWIARSQDVSWLKETLGQVGDIFVQLLKLAVAPLVFFAILVSITNLRKVNNAARLATRTLLWFMITSLIAVAIGLAIGLITNPGSGTGLTPQDGKLPKREGSWIDFLTGIIPSDVITPFTELNVLQIVFMAAVAGIAALKLGDRAKPILTLSESILELLQKALWWVIRLAPIGTVGLIGFAIADYGWELIGKYATFTADVYIGCALVLFGVYPLLLATVAKVNPLQFYKGAWPAIQLAFVSRSSVGTMPVTQKVTERLGVPKEYASFAVPFGATTKMDGCAAIYPALAAIFIAQIFDVQLGIGDYLLIAFVSVIGSAATAGLTGATVMLTLTLSTLGLPLEGVGLLMAIDPILDMIRTATNVAGQALVPVIVAAREKILDHTAYANASSSPLDELVAVGETDQKVAVTAAA